The segment gaaggattgttttctctggttggGGAACatctgtgagctgtgaggaaatgGAAGCTGTGAGGCAAatgttaaggggggggggggggcgcgcaaGAAAGTTTGCAACGGGAATACATTGAGATTTGTAGGTGTCCTATTTTCTGTCAGCTATGCTGGAAAGTAACTCACCACCTTCCTCTCAACACAGGATCTGCTATTGATGAGTAAGGTCTATGGGCGGGGGGTGGGAGGATGTGGGTGTTGGTATTTTCGGTTATCTGTAAGAAGTAATTGTTCTTTGAATAAACCAACATTACCCTACAAGCTGCCATCTTTCTGATTCTATTCATCTCTGCACCTAGACCCTGTACCTAACACAGTGACACATTCTTcctttctgcactgcctccacATACAGCTGCCGACGTCCAGAGATTCATTTCTGGCTAACTGTCATTATGGTGCTGCAACTTGCAGACCCACTGGCAAGTCTTTACATTCAGCTAACGGGCAAAAACAACGGCACAAACTCATTATGAAAGGTTAGAAGTAGTGGAATTAATGTAGCGTGTGGGGACCGGAAgtttggtgggtgggggagattcAGATGAGGTTATGATTGGATTGGAAGTGAGATTTGAAATAGATGACTGGTTTGATGCCACATCATCTTCATGGGTCATTTATTAGCACCTAGTTGCTATCAGGGATACAGGCTGTAATGTGCAATTAATTGACCGTGACCACCAATCAGGGGAAACCTTAAAATCGCATCAGCTCCATGTCTATAGGCAAGTCCTAACTCTCTATTATTCAAAACTAGTCTTGTGCATACGAATCGGGGATGTTTAACCCAACAACTACCCTCTTCTGCGGCAAATAGTGCCACAAATAAAACCACAATGAAAAGTGTGGTTGGTGTCAAAATAATTagagaggaaagggaaatgatttCAATATCAATTAACATTTGGGAGCTAAGGTGGCAAGATGAATTGTCGGGACTTGCGTGGAAATGGATTTGAGGAAGCGAGTACATTTTAATGAACAATTTGAGCTTTGGAAAGCAACAAGAGGAGACAGTTAGAGATTCATGCTTGTTCTAGCAACCCAGAGGTGTCTGTCCTAAAACTGCTAATTATCAGTTTATGTCAGCAGAAGGCTCCCATTCTATGTGAACGGTGTCTGTGGCAAGCCTTTATACCGGATGTTCATGCTTGCATTTATGGATGGCCTACTTACACACTTAGTCTGAAATCTAGGTCATTGCAATCCAGCGGTGAATTTAATTTCTACCAATGGCAGCTAAGAAATTTTAATTCAATTAATAATATGGAATTTTCAAAAACATCTAGCCTGGATAGTTGTGTTGACAAAACTACTAAAAACCCAATCAGTCGTAATCATGTTGAATAGTGAAGCATGCCCACAAGgctgaatgggctcctcctgctcctatattcaataCCAATGGAAAAGTGGGTAGAGAGGGATGGGAAGGATAGGATAGAGATATATAAATGAAGTTGGAGCAGGGATGTGTTGTCCGAAGAGACAATCCCCTTTCACACCTGAGATTTTGAATGACTTTCTGACAACACGTCATGATAGATTACATCTATCATTAGACACGTGAAGTTCATTAatgtccttcaggaaggagatctgTCCATCTTAATCCACCTGACCCATAAGACTCTGCAAAATGTGACTTTTAACTGGCCTCTGAAATGGCCTATCAAACCTCTCATAACTGCTGATGATAAAATAGAGATTAAGCCAGATGGACGATTGGCTTAAGCACTGAATGGCAAAGTCAATCCACCTTGCAAAGTCTTCCTCACAAATATCTAGTGACAAATGGACGATGTGCCACAAACCCCGAGCACATCCTGTCCCACTGACATGTCTACCGGAGgtagcactgctgtgatatacaGGAAGGAAGCTGCAGTGCTACAAGACCTAAACATTGTCTCTAGAATCCATGAAGGCTCGTGGCAGGAAGTCAGGTATGCGCAAGGAAACCTCCTATCTATCTTCCTCCATCAATGGATGTATCCTGCATGCTGAAAAACAAAGTAGCAAGGGCACAGTATTTATTCCAGGTGGAGGACaactatgtgtaagaaggaactgcagatgctggtttaaaccgaaaatagacacaaaaagctggagtaactatggagagaaggaatcggtgacgtttcgggtcgagaccgttcttcagactggaggacaGCTATGCTTCATCAAGGGTGACATGGTAGCTCCACCACTTACTGAGCTGGTAATGACTTGAAGAATGAACCAATATGAAGAGAAAAAATAACATGACTTTGTCATCGTCAGTCTACCTGTTGTGGATGTATCAGTGCACGGCAACATTGGTAAAGGTGACTACACATAGTCCATTAGCAGTCAATGTCTGCCTTCACACCAAGAACTTCTTCCATCATATGGTGTTGCACTACAATTGTCCTAAATGGAACAGACATAGATCTGGCAACTCATCCATGAGGCGGTCAACATTCAGTGCCAGCAGAAATGTTCATTGTCTCAGTCTGCAACCTTTATGCCTTGGACTTCCTTCATGCCATGATTGCTTCCAAATAAGGCAATCAGAACTGGTTCAAGGAAGAGTACAGAAGACATTCATGTGCAtcgtgtgtatgtgacaaaatgATGTTTCCTCCAAATGTAGATTGATCCTTCTCTTAGAATTCCCTCCATTAATTTACACACCACTTGATGTcgggctcaccagcctatagttccctggcTTCTCCTTGCAACCCTTTTAAATAAATGTACATTATCAAGATGAATGGGCTCCTGCTGTCTCTACATTCAATACCATTGAAAATGTGGGTAGGGAGAAAGTTAAAAAGCAGCTTGGCCAGATAGGAACATTGGCACAAAAAATATCTAAAATTCACCCGAGAATTGCAATGAGCAGATTTGAGTCGAGGTGATGCTGCAAATCAGCTCTGTGGTCAGTTCCTTGTACACCACATACAGCCTAAAGCAGTAAAGCCTGCCTTCTCCACTGGCTGGTTGCTCTGTCTCAGTAAAACCACAGCTTGTTCTTCACACTTACTTCACAAAGTGGTGATTTTACTTGATtaaaagtagcatctctggaagaagcatcacagaaataggccctttgaccaacAAGGTCAGTGATCAGCAATTTACACCCATTACATTAACCCCTGTATGTTTCACAGCAGTTGTGAAACATCTCAGTATTCTCTAGGAATGTATCCTCCTCAATGCCTGTTAAAACATTGAATATAGCCTCCTTTTTAATGCTCTAGAAAAGCTGATGGTCCTGAAAGTCTGTAACTAAAATGCCTTTCCCCATAGAGAATACAGAGAACTAATCATTTGTGACCTCACGCATTCTTCGCCTCCGTGCAGATTGTGGAACTGACAGCACTCACCAACTTGACTGACTTTTTCTGACCTGGGGTTCAGTATGAAGGatgctgacccaaaatgtcatctgtccatttgccccacagatgctgcttaaccctctgagttccaccagcattttgtgttttgttcaagattcaaacatttgcagttgcttgtgtctcaaTCCTTACTCAGATGTTTGAAAAAGTATACCTTTCTCAGGTCAACTAAGGATGAACAATAATACCTGGGGAATTTCAGGgaaccaagccgcaggagctttgaccgccccgacgcgggggctttgaccgccccgacgcgggggcttcgaccgccagctgcgggagcttcgatcgccccgactgcagatggttcgactaccccgaccgcaggagaataaagagaaagaagattggacttttttgccttccatcacagtgaggaatgtggggaatccactgtggtgggtgtttatgttaacttttatgtaattgtgtgtcttgttgctttttattttcatatggctgtatggtaattcgcgtatcactgtaccttaattgatatacgtgacaataaaatacctttgaaacctttgagccagacagcatctctggagaatgggaacatctccagagatgctgtctgactcgctgagttacaccagctttttgtgcctgataGTCTAGCTGTCAAGGGTTGTGAACCAAACTGCTACAATACACTCGCCTTGCAAGCGGTGGTTTGTCAACGTCTTCCTGCGACTTGCAGCGCTATTATTGCGGTTTGGAAGCAGGTAGTTTCACATCAGGTAATCCGATTGTTCTTCAGCTCTGCATGGAGACAGGAAATGTGTGCACCCCGCCTCCCCCAATACCTACTGCAAGCGAAGATGTAACGGCGTCACTTCTCGTGTGGGGCTGACTTGCCCGCTGCATTCTCAGACACAGACCCGGGGCTGCTGGACGGCGGTGGTTTGGCCAGGGAGACATCGGGCCAGCCGGTGGAGATGCCGGTGAGGTTCAGCGACCCGAGTGAGCTGATCTCACCCAAGGCGGTGGCGCGGCTGCTGCAGATACTCTTTACCTGCGCGGCTCTGGGCCTGTCGCAGTCGGCGGGCAGCAGCCCGGGCCAGGATGGCGGCTTCACCGCGTTCGCCATCACCACCTGGTGCATCTCCTTCACCTCCACCCTCGTCGTGTTCGTGATCGAGTTCACACAGCTGCACAGCCTCTTCCCCCCGACCTGGAAGAACCTGTCGGTGGCGCTGGCCGCTTTCTGCGGCCTGATGAACCTGACCACGTCGCTCACCTACCCGCTGCTGGCGGTGGGAGGCGGCCAGGCCGCGCCGTGCCTGCGGCCTACGGACTGGAGCCGACGGGCCTGCTCCTACCACGCCGCCGCCACCGCCTGCTGCTGCCTGGCCGCGGTGGCGTACGCGGCCGAGGTGTGCGTGTCGCGGCGCGGCGGGCCCGGCAGCTACATGGCCAAGGGCCCGGGGCTGCTGAAGGTGGTGCAGCTGAGCGCAGCCTGCGGCCTCTCCGTCCCCATGGCGACCAGcgccttcccgccctcccccgcGCTGTGGTGCGGTGCGGCGGCGCTCGGCGCCTGCGCGCTGCTCAGCCTGGTTGCCGTGGTGACGGCGCTGGAGTGCCGGGCCTGCTGCCCGGTGCCGAGGGAGCGACTCCTCGCCGCCGCCAGCGTCCTCGGCACCATCACCTACGCCACCGCGCTGCTCACCTGGACCTTCCACCTCAGCCAGCAGGCGGCAACGGCGTCCGGGGTGACGGACTGCAACTGGAAAGTGTGCCTGATGTCCACCGTGCTGCTCAGCATCAACCTCCTGGCCTACGCGGCGGACCTGGTCTTCTCCATTAAACTGAGCTGCTTCAGGAACTGAGCGCCGGACAATAGACCGGGGTATCTCCCGGTAAGTCGGCGCCACCGGCAACCCAACGTCGTGTCTCCAAAATACTGCGGACGCTGAGGAATCCGAGATAAAACAGAgaatgttgtctgaagaagggtctccacccgaaacgtcacccattccttctctccacagatgctgcctgtcccgctgagttactccagcattctgtgtctaccttcgatttagataacaggtgcaggaggaggccattcggcccttcgagcctgtacgcaccgccattcaatgtgatcatggctgatcattctcaatcagtaccccgttcctgccttctccccataccccctgactctgctatccttaagagctctatccagctctctcttgaatgcattcagagaattggcctccactgccttctgaggcagagaattccacagatttacaactctctgactgaaaatgtttttcctcatctccgttctaaatggcctaccgcttattcttaaactgtggcccctggttctggactcccccaacattgggaacatgtttcctgcctctagcgtgtccaacgcTTTAATAATcctacatgtttcgataagatccccagcagttactccaacattttgtgtctatcttcggtttaaaccagcatctgcagctttttcctACACAGAGAATGTTTAAAGAGGCCCATGAAGTTCGAGgagtgtctgtggagagaggaatgtacgtacatatgtaggaaggaatagcagatgctagtttaaaccgaagataaacacaaaatgttggagtaactcagcgggacaggcagcatctctgaagagaaggaatgggcgatgttttaaggtcgagtctgaagaagggtctcaacccgtaacattcacccattccttctctccagagatgctgccagcttactccagcattttgtgtctatcttcgggatgtGCATGTCTGGTCAGTTTGGAACAAGAGGACTTGGACAGATTATTGATCATGTACACgagaactccagagatgctgcctgacctgttgagttacttcagcactttatgtccttttgtgtaaaccagcatctgcaggtcactATTTCAACGTGTTTACCAAAATGGGTTTTGGGGGGGGGATCAGGAATTGGATACAACTGTAGGcataaagatctgcagatgctgatttacaaaaaaagacataaagtgctggagtaactcagcaggggggGAATGGTCAGGCGATGTTTTGAtcatgtttcaatgtttcagtcAGTTTCTGGTGTTTCCAAAATACTGAGGAATCTGAGATAAAACAATCAAATCTATTTTATTCTTTACACGATCCACAATCCATGCTTATTTTGTAACAGATGGGGATTTCTGTTTGCCAGAAACCACACTGCATTATGAGCCATCAGGCAAAGGTTTTAATAGCCTGCCTCTTGCCAATTTGTCACCTGTGAAACTGGCTTAAGTCAAAATGGGGTTTCCATCTTCAGAAAATAAAAATTACGCCACGCGGCCACCAGTAATGTGCGGAGATGATTTAGTGGCTGTAAAACCTGTAAATCTACCTGATTTGtcaatgataacattgaatagCTGCGAGCAAGTTTTAGTGCGTGGACATATGCAACTAAATGCACGCATATTTTGCAGACTTCCGAGTAATTTCCGGAAATAATGGATTGGAAATATCTGACGTATTTATGAAATATTCTTCAtgtcaaaaaaatgtttttgtttctatTGGTATGAATGAGATTTTAATATTCGACAAGTTAATGCTCCTCAAAGAAAACATTTTTTACACTGTTTATGTATATATAGTTATTCTTGTATTTTTGTATTATTTTTATAAAGCTTGTTTATGATAATTCATTTACTTTCTTAATCTTGTGTCACATTGTGGTTTTTCAACAAACAAAGTCAGAGTGGTAGAAATCCATTCTACAGAGGTTGTGGAGTCCTTTTTGGCAGTTTCTTTTGAGGCCTGCAGAGAAACATGTCTCTTTGCTACTGGCAGCAAACCCAAGCCAAAGCAATGAGGATATCTATGTTTTGCACAGTGCAGCACTTCCTCCATACCCAGGCACAGAGTACAATGGAaacaaccactgtagcattacattatggtggtaaaactgtggaattatttgccacagaaggctgtggaggccaaggcagtagtatatttaaggcagagatagatagattcttaatttgtacaggtgtcggaggttatggggagaaggcaggagaatggggcgaggagggagagatagatcacccatgattgaatggcggagtagacttgatgggccaaatggcccaattctgctcctatcacatgatctatgCACCAGTCATTCTGAGAAACCAAAGTCatgaaaaaaaatgaaatcaACTTTAGAAATATACAATGGGGAATAAATACTGAGTGACAGTGAAGCTGCAAGACTATTGGGAAAAACTAAACTAGTTCTCTAATGACTCTTCGGTAAGAAACCCTGACCTATCTTCTACGTCTGGCCAGAATAACGCCACTGAAATTGCCATGTAATTACCTAAATCTGCACCAAGTCAAGGAAATCCACAAGGTCacagagaatatgcaaactccacacaaacagcacccaggaAGAGGATCAAAGCTGGGCCGCTGGTGCAGAGTGGCAGCAGCTTTGCCTCTCTGTCCTCTTCTCATTCTGTTGGTTTATCTTAGTCCTTGCAGCAACACACTGAATGCTTTTACAGCACAgactttttttttccagatttcaaaatatacttttattcattaaaaatatatgtaaatatatagATTGTATGTAGATTGGGCCaagcaaattggtaacagtgctgaggaggaggatttcctggcatGTAAACAGGACggatttttaaaccaatatgtagaggaaccgactagagggcaggccatcctagactggatattgtgtaatgaggaaggattagttagcgatcttgtgcaaggccccttgggcaacagtgaccataatatggtggaattctgcatttggatggagagtgacacggttaattcagagcctaggttcctgaacttgaataaaggagactttgaaggtatgagatgggaattggctaggacagactggcaaattatacttaaagggttgacagtggagatgcaatggcaaagatttaaagaccacatggatgaactccagaaattgttcatccctgtctggcgaaaacataaaactgggaaggcggctcaaccgtggctgacgagggaagtcaaggatagtgttaaatccaaggaagaggcatataaattgtccagaagaagcggcaaaccagaggactgggcgaaatttagaactcaacagaggacaaaagggttaattaagaggggggataaagagcatgaaagaaagcttgcagggaatataaaaactgactgtaaaagtttactcaggtatgtaaaaaggaaaagattagtgaagatgaatgtaggtcccttacagtcagagtggtgaatttataatgggaaacaaggaaatggcagaacagttaaacaagtactttggttctgtcttcacgaaggaagacataaataatctcccGGAAACActagggactgaggatctagtgggagggaggaactgaagggaatccacattagtcagaaaatggtgttaggtaaacttttGGGACTGAAAAAGTTGGCGGATAAAAATGAAGgcggataaattcccagggcctgatggtctgcatcccagagtactcaaggaggtggctctagaaaacgTGGATAATTGGTGATTATTTAcaagttctctcgactctggctacgctccagtccacaggaactgatccaacataactccactttttaagaaagaaggcagAGAGAAAACGTGGAATTGTAGACCAGTGAGCCTTACATCGCTAGTGGGGAAGAcactggagttgattattaaagatgttatggcagtgcatttggaaaacaacatggatttatgaaggggaaatcatacttgactaatcttctggaattttttgagggtgtaaaaagtagaatggataagggagagccagtggatgtggtgtatctggactttcaaaaagcttttgacaaggtcccacacaagagattagtgcaaaattagtgcacttggtattgggggtagggtattgacatggatagagaactggttggcagacaggaagtaaagagtaggaattaacaagtccttttcagaatggcaggcagtgactagtggggtgctgcaagactcagtgctgggaccccagttgtttacaatatatattaacgttttagatgagggaattaaatgtaacatctctaagtttgcatatgacacaaagctgggtggcaatgtgagctgcgaggaggatgctatgaagctgcagggtgacttggatcggttggatgagtgggaagaagcatggctgatgcagtataatatggataaatgtaaggtcatc is part of the Rhinoraja longicauda isolate Sanriku21f chromosome 6, sRhiLon1.1, whole genome shotgun sequence genome and harbors:
- the LOC144594968 gene encoding myeloid-associated differentiation marker-like: MPVRFSDPSELISPKAVARLLQILFTCAALGLSQSAGSSPGQDGGFTAFAITTWCISFTSTLVVFVIEFTQLHSLFPPTWKNLSVALAAFCGLMNLTTSLTYPLLAVGGGQAAPCLRPTDWSRRACSYHAAATACCCLAAVAYAAEVCVSRRGGPGSYMAKGPGLLKVVQLSAACGLSVPMATSAFPPSPALWCGAAALGACALLSLVAVVTALECRACCPVPRERLLAAASVLGTITYATALLTWTFHLSQQAATASGVTDCNWKVCLMSTVLLSINLLAYAADLVFSIKLSCFRN